A genomic segment from Thermostichus lividus PCC 6715 encodes:
- the trpC gene encoding indole-3-glycerol phosphate synthase TrpC: MHIRRRPPNPAVTVHTLHYQVPVVDGEPRHILEKIVWHKEQEVEQLRDSLPLAELQRQVLNAPPVRSLIDALRSPVTRPALIAEVKKASPSKGVIRANFNPVAIAHAYAAAGATCISVLTDSEFFQGSFEYLEQIRSAVELPLLCKDFIIYPYQMFLARLRGADAVLLIAAILCDRDLDYFLRIANSLGMTALVEVHTASEMERVLALEGVQLVGINNRNLEDFSVNLATTEALLATYGGQLCDRGIVVVSESGIHEQAHVERVAAAGAQAVLVGESLMRQTADTAHLSDEAQIQQRIQQLFPELVQVCP; encoded by the coding sequence ATGCACATTCGCCGCCGTCCCCCCAATCCTGCCGTGACGGTTCATACCCTCCATTATCAAGTTCCTGTGGTGGACGGGGAACCCCGCCATATTCTGGAAAAAATTGTTTGGCACAAAGAGCAGGAGGTTGAGCAACTGCGCGACAGCCTCCCGCTAGCAGAGTTACAACGCCAAGTGCTGAATGCGCCGCCAGTGCGGTCGTTGATTGATGCGCTGCGATCGCCAGTGACCCGGCCTGCCCTCATTGCCGAAGTGAAGAAGGCCTCCCCCAGTAAAGGGGTGATCCGTGCCAACTTTAATCCGGTGGCGATCGCCCACGCCTACGCGGCTGCCGGTGCCACCTGTATCTCTGTACTAACAGACAGTGAGTTTTTCCAAGGGAGTTTTGAGTATCTCGAGCAGATTCGATCCGCCGTTGAGCTACCGCTATTGTGCAAAGACTTTATCATCTACCCCTACCAGATGTTTCTGGCGCGGTTACGGGGCGCTGACGCGGTACTGCTGATTGCGGCCATCCTTTGCGATCGCGATTTGGACTATTTTCTGCGCATTGCTAACAGCTTGGGAATGACTGCCCTCGTTGAAGTGCACACGGCCAGTGAAATGGAGCGAGTCTTGGCTCTTGAAGGGGTACAGCTTGTGGGCATTAATAACCGTAATCTTGAGGACTTTAGTGTGAATTTGGCGACTACAGAGGCACTCTTGGCAACCTATGGCGGACAACTGTGCGATCGCGGGATTGTGGTGGTCAGCGAGTCAGGCATCCACGAGCAGGCTCACGTTGAGCGGGTGGCAGCCGCTGGTGCCCAAGCCGTGTTAGTCGGAGAATCCTTAATGCGGCAGACTGCAGACACTGCCCACCTCAGTGACGAAGCGCAGATCCAGCAGCGCATTCAGCAGTTATTCCCTGAACTTGTACAGGTATGCCCCTAA
- a CDS encoding HAD family hydrolase, whose translation MPLKAILFDFNGVILDDEPIHAALIDEILLQENLRPQRGEYDQFCLGRSDRACLDNLLSRRGRVITADYLETLIRKKAVAYQQWFTNSDPLPFFAGALPLLQHLRGSGLKIAIVTGALRSEVTLALARAEMTSAVDCIVSAEEVDRGKPYPDPYQRALERLQQQFPELALAASDCLAIEDTFAGIESAKAAGIRVMGVAHTYPFHMLQRRCHWVLDRLDQFELEQVAAVFSRNAAVSCR comes from the coding sequence ATGCCCCTAAAGGCCATTCTCTTCGACTTTAACGGCGTCATCTTGGACGACGAGCCGATTCATGCCGCCCTTATTGATGAGATTCTCCTTCAGGAAAACCTGCGCCCCCAGCGGGGGGAGTACGACCAGTTTTGTCTTGGCCGCAGCGATCGCGCCTGCCTTGATAACCTGCTGAGTCGGCGCGGTCGTGTCATCACGGCTGACTATTTAGAGACCCTGATTCGCAAAAAAGCAGTCGCCTACCAGCAATGGTTCACTAACAGTGATCCGTTGCCGTTCTTCGCCGGTGCCCTGCCATTATTGCAACACCTGCGGGGATCAGGCCTAAAAATTGCCATTGTGACGGGAGCGCTGCGATCAGAGGTCACCTTGGCCTTAGCACGCGCAGAGATGACATCCGCCGTTGACTGTATCGTCAGTGCTGAAGAGGTGGATCGCGGCAAACCCTATCCTGACCCCTATCAGCGGGCACTAGAGCGCTTACAGCAGCAGTTTCCAGAACTGGCTCTGGCGGCTAGCGACTGCTTAGCCATTGAAGATACGTTTGCAGGCATTGAGTCGGCAAAAGCAGCAGGCATACGGGTGATGGGCGTTGCCCACACATACCCCTTTCATATGCTGCAACGCCGCTGCCACTGGGTTCTGGATCGCCTCGATCAGTTTGAGTTAGAACAGGTTGCGGCAGTATTTAGCCGCAATGCTGCAGTCAGTTGTCGCTAG
- a CDS encoding NAD(P)(+) transhydrogenase (Re/Si-specific) subunit beta: MDWLTRIEDLSYLGAAALFIVGLKQLGSPATARQGNRLAALGMLLAIVVTLLDRQIISYTGILAAIGLGSIIGAVAAYKVEMTAMPQMVGLLNGLGGAASALVGIGEFCRIVAVGEPLPLSTLVTIILGVLIGGVTLTGSLVAFGKLQGLISGTPVIFPMQQGINLGLLVAFLATSVLIWLDPSQMGLFWSLVAIAGVLGVLFVIPIGGADMPVVISLLNSLSGLAASAAGFIVGNSMLIIAGALVGASGLILTQIMCKAMNRSLANVLFSGFGGGGAKAASGVTSAATPKTVRTIDSEESAMMLGYAKSVVIVPGYGMAVAQAQHSVKELADQLERLGVEVKYAIHPVAGRMPGHMNVLLAEANVPYPQLKDMEDINPEFENVDVALVIGANDVVNPAARTNPGSPVYGMPILDVDRARHTIVIKRSLSPGFAGIDNELFYKDKTLMMFGSAKDVLNKLITEVKQL, translated from the coding sequence ATGGATTGGTTAACACGGATTGAAGACTTAAGCTATTTGGGGGCGGCCGCCCTATTTATTGTTGGCCTCAAACAATTAGGGTCACCCGCAACCGCCCGCCAAGGGAATCGCCTTGCTGCTTTGGGAATGCTCCTAGCCATTGTTGTGACCCTTTTAGATCGGCAAATTATTAGCTATACGGGCATTTTGGCCGCGATTGGTTTGGGGAGCATCATTGGGGCAGTGGCCGCCTACAAGGTGGAGATGACCGCTATGCCGCAGATGGTCGGGCTGCTCAACGGTTTGGGCGGTGCAGCCTCAGCCTTGGTGGGGATTGGCGAATTTTGCCGCATTGTGGCCGTTGGCGAGCCGCTCCCCCTGAGTACCCTTGTGACGATTATTTTAGGGGTGCTCATTGGCGGGGTTACCCTGACCGGCAGCTTAGTGGCCTTTGGCAAGTTGCAGGGACTCATTTCCGGAACGCCTGTGATCTTCCCTATGCAGCAGGGTATTAATCTTGGCTTACTGGTTGCGTTTTTGGCCACCAGTGTTCTCATCTGGCTGGATCCGTCCCAGATGGGTCTATTTTGGAGCTTGGTGGCGATCGCCGGTGTCTTGGGGGTTCTTTTTGTCATCCCCATTGGGGGCGCCGATATGCCCGTTGTAATTTCGCTGTTGAACTCCCTCTCTGGTTTAGCGGCAAGTGCAGCAGGGTTTATTGTTGGCAACAGTATGCTAATTATTGCCGGTGCCCTTGTTGGTGCTTCCGGCTTAATTCTGACCCAGATTATGTGCAAGGCCATGAATCGCTCCTTGGCCAATGTGCTCTTTAGTGGCTTTGGCGGCGGCGGTGCTAAAGCAGCGAGTGGCGTCACCAGCGCAGCCACTCCCAAGACGGTTCGCACCATTGACTCGGAAGAAAGCGCCATGATGCTGGGCTATGCCAAGTCGGTGGTGATTGTACCGGGCTATGGCATGGCAGTTGCCCAAGCGCAGCACAGTGTTAAGGAATTGGCGGATCAACTGGAGCGGCTAGGGGTAGAGGTTAAGTATGCCATTCATCCCGTGGCCGGACGGATGCCAGGGCACATGAATGTACTGCTGGCAGAGGCGAATGTTCCCTATCCGCAACTCAAGGACATGGAGGACATCAACCCTGAATTTGAGAATGTGGATGTTGCCCTAGTCATTGGAGCCAATGATGTGGTCAATCCGGCAGCCCGCACCAACCCCGGCAGTCCGGTGTATGGGATGCCCATTCTGGATGTGGATCGGGCGCGGCACACCATCGTGATTAAGCGTAGTCTCAGCCCTGGTTTTGCCGGTATTGACAATGAGTTGTTCTACAAAGATAAAACCCTGATGATGTTTGGCAGTGCCAAAGATGTGCTGAATAAGCTGATTACTGAGGTGAAACAGCTCTAG
- a CDS encoding NAD(P) transhydrogenase subunit alpha, with translation MTDPIIVGLIIFVLASFVGFEVINKVPPTLHTPLMSGSNAISGIAVIGALLMAGSGHTTLTVVLGFIATVLATVNVVGGFLVTDRMLQMFKR, from the coding sequence ATGACAGATCCAATTATTGTCGGTCTGATAATTTTTGTCTTGGCCAGTTTTGTTGGCTTTGAGGTCATTAATAAGGTGCCCCCTACCCTCCACACCCCCTTGATGTCCGGGTCAAACGCCATTTCTGGAATTGCCGTCATTGGTGCACTGCTGATGGCGGGGAGCGGTCACACTACTCTGACGGTTGTCCTTGGCTTTATTGCGACGGTCTTAGCCACCGTCAATGTGGTGGGCGGCTTTTTAGTCACCGACCGGATGTTGCAAATGTTTAAGCGGTGA
- a CDS encoding Re/Si-specific NAD(P)(+) transhydrogenase subunit alpha: MKVGVVKEREVGEQRVALIPDVVAKLVQQGYHICVEAGAGDMAHFSDDDYRAAGADIYPSIEDVWGGVDVLLKVSPLRDREVEWIRPGTTLISFLNPLGNPWQMQHLAERHITAFALECIPRSSRAQSMDALSSQAAVAGYAAVLLAASNLPRFFPMLTTAAGTIAPAKVFVIGAGVAGLQAIATARRLGAVVEAFDIRPAVKEEVQSLGAKFVEVNLDEDTVAAGGYAKDVSESAKHKTQEAIAAHVHSADVVITTAQVPGKPAPLLVTERMVASMKPGSVIVDLAAEQGGNCACTEPGRSICHQRVTIIGAINLPSSMAIHASQMYAKNISTLLKYLSPNQELQLNFGDDIIDAACITHEGQVRNPRVLQLLHPADTLAVSV; the protein is encoded by the coding sequence ATGAAAGTTGGGGTCGTTAAGGAACGCGAAGTGGGAGAGCAGCGGGTCGCCCTCATTCCCGATGTCGTAGCCAAGCTGGTACAGCAGGGGTATCACATCTGTGTGGAAGCGGGAGCGGGCGATATGGCTCACTTCAGCGATGATGACTATCGGGCAGCGGGTGCAGACATCTATCCCTCAATCGAAGACGTGTGGGGCGGGGTTGATGTTTTGCTGAAGGTTTCTCCCCTACGCGATCGGGAAGTGGAGTGGATTCGCCCAGGCACAACCCTCATTAGTTTTCTGAACCCTTTGGGGAACCCATGGCAGATGCAGCACCTTGCAGAACGCCATATTACTGCCTTTGCCCTTGAATGTATTCCCCGCAGTAGCCGTGCCCAGAGCATGGATGCCCTTTCGTCCCAAGCAGCGGTCGCGGGCTATGCTGCGGTTCTATTGGCTGCCTCAAATCTGCCGCGGTTTTTCCCTATGCTCACCACTGCCGCAGGCACCATTGCCCCGGCCAAAGTGTTCGTGATCGGGGCTGGAGTGGCGGGTTTGCAGGCGATCGCTACCGCTCGTCGCCTAGGGGCGGTGGTCGAAGCCTTTGATATTCGGCCTGCGGTCAAGGAAGAGGTGCAAAGCTTAGGGGCAAAATTTGTGGAGGTAAACCTAGACGAAGACACCGTTGCCGCGGGTGGCTATGCCAAGGACGTCTCGGAGAGTGCCAAGCACAAAACTCAAGAGGCGATCGCTGCCCATGTTCACAGTGCCGATGTCGTAATTACCACTGCTCAGGTTCCGGGTAAACCAGCCCCCCTCTTGGTGACTGAGCGGATGGTGGCTAGCATGAAACCCGGTTCAGTCATTGTGGATCTGGCGGCTGAGCAGGGGGGCAACTGCGCGTGCACCGAGCCGGGGCGCTCTATCTGCCATCAGCGGGTAACGATCATTGGCGCTATTAACCTGCCGTCCTCCATGGCCATTCACGCCAGCCAAATGTACGCCAAAAATATTTCAACCCTTCTGAAGTACCTCAGCCCGAACCAAGAATTGCAGTTGAATTTTGGCGATGACATTATTGATGCAGCCTGCATTACCCACGAAGGTCAAGTGCGCAACCCACGGGTACTGCAACTTTTACACCCTGCGGACACTTTGGCAGTCAGTGTTTAA
- a CDS encoding sulfotransferase family protein has translation MIINHTYKFIFLKTRKTAGTSLEIALSQFCTATDTITPIRWQDERIRRQLGYVGPRNYRAPVSDYTPSDWLALFYRGPKRLLSNHDPAKHVQRVVGSEIWQTYFTFCFERNPFDKAISRYYWNTNEPRPPIDEYLQSVQPDLLSNWGIYTIADQIAVDFVGRYERLNEDLAIIQEKLGLPRPLNLPRAKAGYRKNRDHYSRVLNAAARQRIEAVCANEIAQFGYHWEAI, from the coding sequence TTGATTATTAACCACACCTACAAGTTCATCTTCCTAAAAACTCGCAAAACAGCGGGAACGAGCCTAGAAATTGCCCTCTCGCAGTTTTGTACGGCCACGGACACCATCACGCCCATTCGCTGGCAGGATGAGCGGATTCGTCGCCAATTAGGCTACGTGGGGCCTCGTAACTATCGCGCTCCCGTGTCAGACTATACTCCCTCAGATTGGCTGGCCTTGTTTTACCGTGGTCCAAAGCGACTCCTGAGTAATCATGACCCTGCAAAGCACGTTCAGCGGGTGGTTGGCTCAGAGATCTGGCAAACGTACTTTACGTTTTGTTTTGAGCGCAACCCCTTTGATAAGGCCATCAGTCGCTATTACTGGAACACCAACGAACCGCGCCCTCCCATTGATGAGTATCTGCAAAGTGTCCAACCGGACTTATTGTCTAACTGGGGGATTTACACCATTGCGGATCAGATTGCGGTGGACTTTGTGGGGCGCTACGAACGCCTAAATGAGGATTTGGCCATTATCCAAGAGAAACTTGGTTTGCCACGGCCATTGAACTTGCCGCGAGCTAAGGCTGGGTATCGTAAAAATCGCGATCACTATAGTCGGGTCTTAAATGCGGCGGCGCGGCAGCGGATTGAAGCGGTTTGTGCCAACGAGATCGCCCAGTTTGGCTACCACTGGGAAGCAATCTAG
- a CDS encoding sugar phosphate nucleotidyltransferase, with amino-acid sequence MKAMILAAGKGTRVRPITYTIPKPMIPILQKPVMEFLVELLRKHGFTEIMVNVSHLAHEIENYFQDGQRFGVDIAYSFEGYIQDGELVGKALGSAGGIKRIQDFNPFFDDTFIVLCGDALIDLDLTAAVQWHRQKGAIATVIMKTVPQDDVSSYGVVVTDESDRITAFQEKPRIEEALSNTINTGIYIFEPEVLDYVPSNQEFDIGSQLFPKLVAMGAPFYGLAMDFEWIDIGKVPDYWQAVRSVLNGTITNVSIPGHERFPGIYTGLNVAVNWDRVTIQGPVYIGGMTKIEDGATIIGPTMIGPNCHVCGGAVVDNCVIFEYSRLGSDVRLVDKLVFGRYCVDKTGTTIDLKAAALDWLITDSRQTEILPSPLNLKEVVS; translated from the coding sequence ATGAAAGCAATGATCTTGGCCGCCGGAAAAGGCACCCGGGTACGCCCGATTACCTACACGATTCCGAAGCCAATGATCCCAATTTTGCAGAAACCCGTGATGGAGTTTTTGGTGGAGCTGCTGCGCAAGCACGGTTTTACCGAGATTATGGTGAACGTCAGCCATCTGGCCCACGAAATTGAAAACTACTTTCAGGATGGGCAGCGCTTTGGTGTTGATATTGCCTACTCGTTTGAGGGGTACATTCAAGATGGTGAGCTAGTGGGGAAGGCGCTTGGCTCGGCGGGTGGTATCAAACGGATTCAGGATTTTAACCCGTTCTTTGACGATACGTTTATTGTGTTGTGCGGTGATGCCCTCATTGACCTAGATTTGACGGCAGCCGTGCAGTGGCACCGCCAGAAAGGGGCGATCGCCACCGTCATTATGAAAACAGTTCCCCAGGATGATGTCTCCAGCTATGGTGTTGTTGTAACCGACGAGAGCGATCGCATCACGGCCTTTCAGGAAAAACCCCGTATTGAAGAGGCACTGAGCAACACCATCAATACAGGAATCTATATCTTTGAACCTGAAGTGCTAGACTACGTGCCCTCGAATCAAGAGTTTGACATCGGCAGTCAACTATTTCCCAAACTGGTAGCCATGGGGGCACCCTTCTATGGCTTGGCGATGGACTTTGAGTGGATTGATATTGGTAAGGTTCCCGACTATTGGCAAGCGGTGCGCAGTGTGCTCAACGGTACAATTACCAATGTGTCTATTCCTGGGCATGAGCGCTTTCCTGGGATTTATACGGGGTTGAATGTAGCGGTTAACTGGGATAGGGTAACGATTCAAGGACCGGTCTATATTGGCGGCATGACGAAAATAGAGGATGGCGCGACGATCATTGGGCCAACGATGATTGGGCCGAATTGCCACGTTTGTGGTGGTGCCGTGGTGGATAACTGTGTCATCTTTGAGTACTCTCGCCTTGGTTCGGATGTCCGCCTAGTGGATAAGCTCGTTTTTGGTCGCTACTGTGTGGATAAAACGGGAACCACCATTGACCTCAAAGCTGCCGCCCTCGATTGGTTAATCACGGACTCTCGGCAAACCGAGATTTTGCCTAGCCCCCTAAATCTCAAAGAAGTTGTCTCCTAG
- a CDS encoding helix-turn-helix domain-containing protein — translation MTYKRLSETERQRVFQQYSQGLTVKDLATEFGVSENTIRRIVKQMETESPALPLLSLAAAPLPPEADSTDEEELEGESLALDEDDYDDSDEDELDEDELGIEPVLPDVPEIEAVESLEVMPLAAATLPRPCYVVVDRRAELLTRPLEAFRGLGPLSSEEAQQSTLPIFDSRPVALRYSQQNQRLFKASDVQWRKTVVKVPDGEMLRKVTGYLQAKGITRVLYHGRVYALDLE, via the coding sequence ATGACCTATAAGCGACTCAGCGAAACCGAACGCCAGCGTGTTTTCCAGCAGTACAGCCAAGGGCTAACGGTCAAAGACTTAGCGACTGAATTTGGCGTTAGCGAAAATACCATTCGTCGCATTGTTAAGCAAATGGAAACCGAGTCGCCAGCTCTGCCGCTTCTGAGTCTGGCAGCGGCTCCCTTGCCCCCCGAGGCAGACAGCACCGACGAAGAAGAGCTTGAGGGGGAAAGCCTTGCCCTAGATGAAGATGACTACGACGATAGCGACGAAGACGAACTGGATGAGGACGAACTAGGGATTGAACCAGTTCTGCCGGATGTACCAGAGATTGAGGCGGTGGAGTCCTTGGAGGTCATGCCTTTAGCGGCTGCCACCCTACCGCGCCCGTGCTATGTGGTAGTGGATCGCCGGGCTGAACTACTGACCCGTCCCCTAGAGGCGTTTCGTGGCCTAGGCCCTCTCTCTAGTGAAGAGGCTCAGCAAAGCACCCTGCCGATTTTCGATAGTCGTCCGGTGGCGCTGCGCTACTCACAGCAAAACCAACGACTCTTCAAAGCTAGCGATGTGCAATGGCGCAAAACAGTGGTCAAAGTGCCTGATGGCGAAATGCTGCGCAAGGTTACTGGCTACCTCCAGGCAAAGGGAATTACCCGCGTGTTATATCATGGGCGTGTGTATGCGCTGGATCTAGAATAA
- a CDS encoding diguanylate cyclase, with protein MPNLDDCYGHLAGDDCLVLIAKTIKRSADLVARYGGDELPFYRRTP; from the coding sequence TTGCCAAACCTTGATGACTGTTATGGGCATCTTGCCGGCGATGATTGCTTGGTTCTGATCGCCAAAACCATTAAACGTTCAGCAGATTTAGTGGCGCGCTATGGCGGTGACGAATTGCCATTTTACCGAAGAACACCGTAA
- the tnpA gene encoding IS200/IS605 family transposase yields MRQDGIQVKSTRHAKYQSGHHFVWIPFKRRKIFRDEAIIEATKRYIREAAANNDIEIEAIEIDRTLIDHVHVFASFPPRMSASQVVNILKGYSSRHLRMEFPWLKQLYQKDPLWARSFYWGTCGNVSAQTVKRYIEECQG; encoded by the coding sequence ATGAGGCAAGATGGTATACAGGTCAAGTCAACGCGCCACGCCAAGTATCAATCAGGGCACCACTTTGTCTGGATACCCTTTAAGCGGCGCAAAATCTTTCGGGATGAGGCTATCATTGAGGCCACGAAGCGGTATATCCGAGAGGCGGCAGCGAACAATGACATTGAGATTGAGGCCATCGAGATTGACCGCACCCTGATAGACCACGTTCACGTTTTTGCATCATTCCCGCCTAGAATGTCAGCGTCTCAAGTCGTGAACATCCTGAAAGGCTACAGTTCACGGCATCTTAGGATGGAGTTTCCCTGGCTGAAGCAGCTCTACCAAAAAGATCCGCTTTGGGCCAGGTCGTTTTATTGGGGAACCTGTGGCAATGTGTCGGCTCAAACCGTTAAGCGCTATATCGAGGAGTGCCAGGGTTGA
- a CDS encoding helix-turn-helix domain-containing protein yields the protein MLINKAYKFRIYPNQEQEQCFAHHFSCVRFVYNRMLALFKETRQFNKNQYKVMLPDLKRQFAWLKYPNSQSLQSAVDNLYPSAARLHHL from the coding sequence ATGCTGATTAACAAAGCCTACAAATTTCGCATCTACCCGAATCAGGAACAGGAGCAATGCTTTGCTCACCACTTTAGCTGTGTGCGGTTTGTCTACAACCGGATGTTGGCGCTGTTCAAGGAAACGCGCCAGTTCAATAAGAATCAGTACAAGGTGATGCTGCCCGACTTGAAGCGGCAATTTGCGTGGCTGAAATACCCCAATTCACAGTCACTCCAAAGCGCCGTAGATAATCTGTATCCGAGCGCTGCACGTTTACACCACCTATAA
- a CDS encoding zinc ribbon domain-containing protein — MEGWFPSTKLCWDCGSLNDNLTLSDREWRCPSCGRQHVRDVTAAWNILQEAVRLLLGNTELSP, encoded by the coding sequence ATTGAGGGCTGGTTCCCGTCCACCAAGCTTTGCTGGGATTGCGGGTCACTGAACGACAATTTGACGCTCAGTGACCGAGAGTGGAGGTGCCCATCGTGCGGAAGGCAGCATGTTCGCGACGTGACCGCTGCATGGAATATCCTGCAAGAGGCGGTTCGTCTTTTACTGGGGAACACGGAATTAAGCCCCTAA
- a CDS encoding SLBB domain-containing protein yields MGHLRFNMLQQVTTPLAIAGILTLTPLMARPTMAQMAPITPTTYNFGVNPLADYILGAGDILFVEVVNLPSSVTNQKQFTVNLDGSVVLPLAGRLVVEGLTVPQAEQVILNAYSKVMRFPAVTVSLQTPRPMKILVAGEVSRPGSYIVPFTGVSVSTGAGLGDTMSLSGGLTWPRLSRALTQAGGITQDADIRNIEVRRQLGNGQTAVTKINLWELIQSGDATQDITLRSDDVIVIPKATTVNAAEAVRVASATFSPQVINVQVVGEVLKPGLVQVPANATLTQGIGAAGGFNVQRANTSRITLVRLNRDGTVSRRRIPFSMAAQPSANSNPVLQQGDVIVVERSGLTQFGDAVGNALRPLGALGTLGIIINLLD; encoded by the coding sequence ATGGGGCACCTACGCTTCAATATGCTGCAGCAAGTAACAACACCGTTGGCGATCGCTGGCATACTCACCCTGACCCCGCTGATGGCTCGCCCCACAATGGCTCAAATGGCTCCTATCACGCCAACGACCTACAACTTTGGCGTCAATCCCCTTGCTGACTATATCTTAGGTGCTGGCGATATTCTGTTTGTGGAAGTGGTCAACCTCCCCTCGAGTGTGACGAATCAAAAACAGTTTACAGTCAACCTTGATGGCTCTGTTGTGTTACCCCTAGCGGGGCGGTTGGTGGTGGAGGGACTCACGGTGCCACAAGCGGAGCAGGTGATCCTCAATGCGTATAGTAAAGTCATGCGTTTTCCAGCAGTAACCGTGTCTTTGCAAACGCCCCGACCCATGAAAATTCTTGTGGCGGGTGAGGTGAGCCGACCGGGCAGTTATATTGTGCCGTTTACTGGGGTATCCGTGTCTACTGGCGCGGGTCTAGGCGACACCATGAGTTTGTCTGGGGGGTTGACATGGCCACGCCTGAGCCGTGCTCTCACACAAGCAGGGGGAATTACCCAAGATGCGGATATTCGCAATATTGAGGTACGCCGCCAACTGGGAAACGGTCAAACAGCCGTCACCAAAATTAATCTTTGGGAATTAATCCAATCTGGCGATGCCACCCAAGATATTACGCTGCGCAGTGATGATGTGATTGTGATTCCCAAGGCGACCACTGTGAATGCGGCTGAAGCGGTGCGAGTGGCCTCTGCCACCTTTTCCCCCCAAGTGATCAATGTCCAAGTGGTGGGAGAGGTGCTCAAGCCTGGGTTAGTGCAGGTACCTGCCAATGCTACCCTGACCCAAGGGATTGGTGCCGCTGGTGGGTTTAACGTTCAGCGAGCCAACACCTCCCGCATCACCCTCGTGCGTCTGAATCGGGATGGAACAGTGAGCCGTCGTCGGATTCCCTTTAGTATGGCAGCGCAGCCTAGCGCGAATAGCAATCCGGTCTTGCAGCAGGGAGATGTGATTGTGGTGGAGCGGTCGGGCTTGACTCAGTTTGGGGATGCAGTGGGGAATGCTTTGCGGCCTCTAGGGGCGTTGGGAACGTTAGGTATTATCATCAATCTATTGGATTAG